Part of the Primulina huaijiensis isolate GDHJ02 chromosome 15, ASM1229523v2, whole genome shotgun sequence genome is shown below.
AGAGGGTCTTAAACTCCCAAAAAGCCTCGTCGTCGTGGCGGGATTagatattctccaagattggCAACTGGCTTATGTGGAAGGACTCAAGAAATATGAACAAGAAGTGAAGCTCCTTTACCTCGAAAAGGCGACGATAGGGTTCTATTTCTTGCCTAACAACGAACACTTCCGTTCCCTTATGAATGAGATCAAAACTTTCATTCATTCTTAACTGTTAATATAACTTGGCTGTCACATATAACAGCAGGCTGGGTTCTTTTTCCCCAACCCCCACCTTATAGTTTATATACATATGATCATGTAGGGATTAAATAGTTGACATCATATTCAGTACTTCACTTCTTGGCATTCATGGATTTAAAGGCAGGACAACTCGGGTTTCAAATCCGCGCTGTTCGAGTTCTCATCAGTTGTTCTCCCATTAGATTGCTGTAATAAATCTAATCCAAATACATTGAGATCTTGTATCTGTTACTCAATATATATCAGAATATTTTGCATTTATATGTAAGAATGCTACTCATTTTACTTTCCACGTATATTTTCAATTTGACTCGAGCCCATTATCTGAATCTCCCAAGCACGTAGAGTTTCTGTGACTTTTCCTCACATGTTGCGGAAACAAGCGACCAATTCAAACTTTGACCATTAGCTGCAGAGTTTGTCACAAATTGGTATCTCATTGAGGAGTGTGTTTGATGACTCTGTGGGTCATATATAGGacatattattttaattctttttgttattttttgcaATTCTTAAAATTTGAGAAACATGAATGcagtttctttattttttaatcaaacaattatattaaaaaagttCACTTTAGTTATTGTTCTTTATTATTGGGGGAAAAAAATGAATTCCATTCTTTCAAAAGACAAAACCTATCACTCTTGGATGCACCTAATTGGTAAAATAAAACTTTCTCAATTTATGCCACTCATTGAATACCATGTATCATTCCAAGtcctaaaaaaaaattaaattaaattcccCTGTATCCCATGAAGGATTTATTGTCCTAATTAGCAACCTTAAAGCCAACAAAACTAATATTGTTTCCTTTCATTTATTCAAAGTTCATCTATTATTGTCCCACCCTCACCACTTTCTATATNNNNNNNNNNNNNNNNNNNNNNNNNNNNNNNNNNNNNNNNNNNNNNNNNNNNNNNNNNNNNNNNNNNNNNNNNNNNNNNNNNNNNNNNNNNNNNNNNNNNNNNNNNNNNNNNNNNNNNNNNNNNNNNNNNNNNNNNNNNNNNNNNNNNNNNNNNNNNNNNNNNNNNNNNNNNNNNNNNNNNNNNNNNNNNNNNNNNNNNNNNNNNNNNNNNNNNNNNNNNNNNNNNNNNNNNNNNNNNNNNNNNNNNNNNNNNNNNNNNNNNNNNNNNNNNNNNNNNNNNNNNNNNNNNNNNNNNNNNNNNNNNNNNNNNNNNNNNNNNNNNNNNNNNNNNNNNNNNNNNNNNNNNNNNNNNNNNNNNNNNNNNNNNNNNNNNNNNNNNNNNNNNNNNNNNNNNNNNNNNNNNNNNNNNNNNNNNNNNNNNNNNNNNNNNNNNNNNNNNNNNNNNNNNNNNNNNNNNNNNNNNNNNNNNNNNNNNNNNNNNNNNNNNNNNNNNNNNNNNNNNNNNNNNNNNNNNNNNNNNNNNNNNNNNNNNNNNNNNNNNNNNNNNNNNNNNNNNNNNNNNNNNNNNNNNNNNNNNNNNNNNNNNNNNNNNNNNNNNNNNNNNNNNNNNNNNNNNNNNNNNNNNNNNNNNNNNNNNNNNNNNNNNNNNNNNNNNNNNNNNNNNNNNNNNNNNNNNNNNNNNNNNNNNNNNNNNNNNNNNNNNNNNNNNNNNNNNNNNNNNNNNNNNNNNNNNNNNNNNNNNNNNNNNNNNNNNNNNNNNNNNNNNNNNNNNNNNNNNNNNNNNNNNNNNNNNNNNNNNNNNNNNNNNNNNNNNNNNNNNNNNNNNNNNNNNNNNNNNNNNNNNNNNNNNNNNNNNNNNNNNNNNNNNNNNNNNNNNNNNNNNNNNNNNNNNNNNNNNNNNNNNNNNNNNNNNNNNNNNNNNNNNNNNNNNNNNNNNNNNNNNNNNNNNNNNNNNNNNNNNNNNNNNNNNNNNNNNNNNNNNNNNNNNNNNNNNNNNNNNNNNNNNNNNNNNNNNNNNNNNNNNNNNNNNNNNNNNNNNNNNNNNNNNNNNNNNNNNNNNNNNNNNNNNNNNNNNNNNNNNNNNNNNNNNNNNNNNNNNNNNNNNNNNNNNNNNNNNNNNNNNNNNNNNNNNNNNNNNNNNNNNNNNNNNNNNNNNNNNNNNNNNNNNNNNNNNNNNNNNNNNNNNNNNNNNNNNNNNNNNNNNNNNNNNNNNNNNNNNNNNNNNNNNNNNNNNNNNNNNNNNNNNNNNNNNNNNNNNNNNNNNNNNNNNNNNNNNNNNNNNNNNNNNNNNNNNNNNNNNNNNNNNNNNNNNNNNNNNNNNNNNNNNNNNNNNNNNNNNNNNNNNNNNNNNNNNNNNNNNNNNNNNNNNNNNNNNNNNNNNNNNNNNNNNNNNNNNNNNNNNNNNNNNNNNNNNNNNNNNNNNNNNNNNNNNNNNNNNNNNNNNNNNNNNNNNNNNNNNNNNNNNNNNNNNNNNNNNNNNNNNNNNNNNNNNNNNNNNNNNNNNNNNNNNNNNNNNNNNNNNNNNNNNNNNNNNNNNNNNNNNNNNNNNNNNNNNNNNNNNNNNNNNNNNNNNNNNNNNNNNNNNNNNNNNNNNNNNNNNNNNNNNNNNNNNNNNNNNNNNNNNNNNNNNNNNNNNNNNNNNNNNNNNNNNNNNNNNNNNNNNNNNNNNNNNNNNNNNNNNNNNNNNNNNNNNNNNNNNNNNNNNNNNNNNNNNNNNNNNNNNNNNNNNNNNNNNNNNNNNNNNNNNNNNNNNNNNNNNNNNNNNNNNNNNNNNNNNNNNNNNNNNNNNNNNNNNNNNNNNNNNNNNNNNNNNNNNNNNNNNNNNNNNNNNNNNNNNNNNNNNNNNNNNNNNNNNNNNNNNNNNNNNNNNNNNNNNNNNNNNNNNNNNNNNNNNNNNNNNNNNNNNNNNNNNNNNNNNNNNNNNNNNNNNNNNNNNNNNNNNNNNNNNNNNNNNNNNNNNNNNNNNNNNNNNNNNNNNNNNNNNNNNNNNNNNNNNNNNNNNNNNNNNNNNNNNNNNNNNNNNNNNNNNNNNNNNNNNNNNNNNNNNNNNNNNNNNNNNNNNNNNNNNNNNNNNNNNNNNNNNNNNNNNNNNNNNNNNNNNNNNNNNNNNNNNNNNNNNNNNNNNNNNNNNNNNNNNNNNNNNNNNNNNNNNNNNNNNNNNNNNNNNNNNNNNNNNNNNNNNNNNNNNNNNNNNNNNNNNNNNNNNNNNNNNNNNNNNNNNNNNNNNNNNNNNNNNNNNNNNNNNNNNNNNNNNNNNNNNNNNNNNNNNNNNNNNNNNNNNNNNNNNNNNNNNNNNNNNNNNNNNNNNNNNNNNNNNNAATTTCTTTTAATCACCAActctattattttaaaatcttattctttcaaaaataattctctattttttatatatatatatatatatatatatataacaggtatatatataaataaaaacaacaatGTGTTGCGTGTTTGATTatttcataatataatataaaatctaaaattgtttgattatttcatattttcaaattcttttcTACTGCCTTCTGAGAACCTACCTGGTTTTGTCCCCCTCTCCAACAACTCAACTCGGATCTCCATTTTGGCTGGCTGACTGCTCTAAATGAGCTCCATCCCAATTTTCCTTGCACATCAACATCACTCCCTGTACAATTCCACCTCATTCAACCCACTAATGCGATCTTCGCCGGCCCTCTCTCGAACTTGTCAAAGTGTGATCTTTTTCTCACCCAATTGATATCCGAAACCCAGTTTGGAGCTCACATGGGTCGTTTGATTTGTTGTGTTGTGTTTATGGTGTTGATTTTACAAGTATTCATTACTCTCGGCAGTGCTTCGACTGTATGTCCCATGGATTTCGGCACTCTGAAGCGGCTGGCGCGGGGCGAGAAGCTTCTGAGCGTTGATCCCAGCTCCGAGTGCCAGTATATCCGGCAAGGTCTCCGACTCGTCCAATCAGAGTATCTCCGTCGCAGCAACTCGTTCCTCCCTCCCCTCGATTCGGCTGAGTCCTGCTGGGACTCGTACGATTCGCTGGTCGACGACTATACGCCCAATTACAACATTCGCGAGCGCTGCGGCTTTCAAACGGCATGGATCGCTCGCGGATGCATGAACATCACCACCCGCGACAGGTTTGAGTATGTCGTCCCGCAAGCCGCGCTGAATGACGTAGTCAGGGCGTGTAATCAATCGCTGCTCAACAACTCCCCTTGCGCTACGTGCACCATCGCGCTTTCTAGTCTTCAGGCATCTTATCTCTCAGGGCCTACGGATGGGAATGTCTCCGATTGCACGGCATATCCGTTTATCTACGCCGCAGCTTTTGCTAATCAGTTCGGGCCTACTGACCAAGGTACGGCAAAGTGTTTGTTTAATCTCGACTTTACATCTTCTAATTCGAGTGGTAGGACGAGAGTGATCGTGATTGCTGCTGTGACGGCGTTTTGTGGACTCGTATTGATTCTTGGTTTTTCTGGGTTTTGGTTTTTGAGGAGGAAAAAGGAAAGAGGTTCGAGGCAAAAGTGGAAGAATATGAGAAATTCTGGTGATGTGCGTTTTGGATTGGATTCCATCAGTGCGAGCACTAATTTGATTAGGTTTACATTTGATGAAATTAAGGCCGCAACAAACAATTTCTCCAGGGCGAATATAATTGGGAAAGGAGGTTATGGAAATGTTTACAAAGGTGTGTTACCAGATGGTACTGAAGTGGCATTGAAGAGGTTCAAGAATTGCTCCGCTGCTGGAGATTCAAATTTTACGCACGAGGTAGAAGTCATCGCTAGTGTCAGGCATGTAAACTTGGTGGCTTTGAGAGGGTACTGTACCGCCACGACTCCAATGGAAGGGCACCAAAGAATAATTGTGTGTGATTTGATGAAAAACGGCAGCGTTCATGATCATTTGTTTTCATTATTGGATACGAAGTTGAGTTGGCCTATACGCCAGAAGATTGCGCTTGGTACAGCTAGGGGCTTGGCCTACTTGCATTGTGGAGCACAACCTGCTATTATTCACAGGGACATCAAAGCTAGTAACATACTCTTGGATGAGAAGTTCGAGCCCAAGGTTGCGGACTTTGGATTGGCAAAGTTTACTCCAGAGGGAAAGACTCACTTGAGTACTAGAGTCGCAGGTACAATGGGATACGTAGCACCTGAGTATGCATTATATGGACAGTTGACGGAGAGGAGCGACGTTTATAGCTTTGGGGTCGTACTCCTTGAATTGATAAGCGGGAAAAAAGCACTCATGGCGATTAATGATGGACAACCTACTCTTTTGTCTGATTGGGCTTGGTCCTTGATTAGAAAAGGAAGAGCAATGTCTGTTGCCGAAGAGAATATGCCTGATTTGGGTCCTCCAGACATTGTGGAGAATTATGTTTTGGTGGCTGTTCTTTGTTCACATCCACAGTTGTATGCCAGGCCGACAATGGACCAGGTCGTTAAGATGCTGGACATGGATGTTCCGATACCTTCAATACCCGAAAGACCAATATCTTTGATTGCAAATATTGATGACATCGAGAGGTCGGTGAGCAGTAGTGGATCCGGGCAATTGTCCACCCCTGCTGGTTATCAGACTTATACACTTGAGGAAGAGCATCATGTGAAAGAGAGGAAGAAGAATGAGAAATCTGTTGATAGGTGATAAGGGAGATTGGCTAATTAGCCTTCTGTAAATAAGTTATCAGGAAATTCCCACCAGAATTTGCATCTGTGTAGCCATTGCTTCATTGACAAGGACTTCCGTTGTACTTTTGTAAAAAATTATAGGCAAGTTTTTGTATTCTTTCTTATGTGTTTGTTCATCGGGTATTAGACAACAAACGATCCAAACCAGAACTTCgtgtttttaaaagtttattattataattttacattatatataaataaaatataaaataataaaatttaatattgttCATAATTGTCCAAGTTTTAGCATGGTTATGTATAAAAATTAttgatcaatatttttttccacgaaatatataaaaatatagggaTGTGTATTGTGTAGGATTTTATTAAAGCCCTggaataaaatacaaaatatataacattaaaatttaagatcaaaagtaagcttttattattattattattacaaaaattataaaatatccgCAAGTGTTTAATGTTCATAATTATATTGTCCAATTTTTTGTATGGGTATATAAAAAATCCAGCATTTCATCCCAGGGTTGAACACATTGGagtccaatttcactttgtaCGAGAATTAGCAGAAAAAGGAAGTGttgatatgcagaagatccatacaaaatataaaatagctgatattctgaccaagccagtgaacattgataagtttgagtggtgtagatcctcaagtggcttAGCAGAACGTAAGCAGTAaggaatgacaagattgaaaatATGTGTGGAGaagtgtttgattctcaatcaaatctccaaatGGGAGAAATTTCAGcaaaatatttagtaaaatAGGGTCGACAAATTGCATTAAATGAGCGGACAACATTTAATGTTGAAGTTGTCAAATTTGTTGGAATTTTCAGATGACGCATTTTAAATAAAGAATCAAGTTGCAATTTTTCCCCAgttctttttaaaaaacaataaagtttcccattttaatttaatatatttaaagatATACTGAAACTGTAATTTGAAAGAGGAATAAACCTCGTCTTTAATATTGTAAATCtagaatattaaaaatgataaaCGTGCTCAAAACgattagaaatatatatataatcaaaagcaATTATGAATAGCTTAATTTAAACATTACTTCATTTGCATCATACATTAATTACGTTTAcactaaaaaaaacttaaatcttCTCCATAATCATACTCAATCGGCTATGTATCCCATACTTATGAAAACTGATTCAACGTCACAAAATAACTCGAAAAAACTTATGTTCTACAATTTTAAATTAGACAATCGATTATATACGTGACTTTTAAAGCTATTGTTGGCGACTATTCTTCACAAaacaagcaaaaaaaaaaaaaaaaaaaactacNNNNNNNNNNNNNNNNNNNNNNNNNNNNNNNNNNNNNNNNNNNNNNNNNNNNNNNNNNNNNNNNNNNNNNNNNNNNNNNNNNNNNNNNNNNNNNNNNNNNNNNNNNNNNNNNNNNNNNNNNNNNNNNNNNNNNNNNNNNNNNNNNNNNNNNNNNNNNNNNNNNNNNNNNNNNNNNNNNNNNNNNNNNNNNNNNNNNNNNNNNNNNNNNNNNNNNNNNNNNNNNNNNNNNNNNNNNNNNNNNNNNNNNNNNNNNNNNNNNNNNNNNNNNNNNNNNNNNNNNNNNNNNNNNNNNNNNNNNNNNNNNNNNNNNNNNNNNNNNNNNNNNNNNNNNNNNNNNNNNNNNNNNNNNNNNNNNNNNNNNNNNNNNNNNNNNNNNNNNNNNNNNNNNNNNNNNNNNNNNNNNNNNNNNNNNNNNNNNNNNNNNNNNNNNNNNNNNNNNNNNNNNNNNNNNNNNNNNNNNNNNNNNNNNNNNNNNNNNNNNNNNNNNNNNNNNNNNNNNNNNNNNNNNNNNNNNNNNNNNNNNNNNNNNNNNNNNNNNNNNNNNNNNNNNNNNNNNNNNNNNNNNNNNNNNNNNNNNNNNNNNNNNNNNNNNNNNNNNNNNNNNNNNNNNNNNNNNNNNNNNaaaaaaaaaaaaaaaaacttgttcccgaaaattttaaatttgactcTTTGGTATATATTTTACACTTTTAAGCTATCTTTGGAGACTCCATGTCACAAAATTACACGAGAAAACCCGTgtctgaaaattttaaattagagaCTCAACTAgttattcaatattttaaaattatagttgGTGACTTGACGTCCCAAAATTACCCGAAATAACTTGTTCTCGACCATTTTAAattcacaaaaactcatatgagatCATATCACGATTTGCGAGATGGATCTTCGACCAGACTCGATAAatgaaaacttattattttttatgcaaaaaatacTACTTTTCAGCGTAGATATTGACTAGTCGATTTGTCTCATATATATCAGACATACTCTTTTAAATGAAAGCTATAATTGGTGACTCAACGTTGTCACAATAAGGGCAACTTGTGTATCAGTACAAGAATCTTTCAAACTTTAGATTTAGTACCTTGTTTCCCATAATACCCctcaaactcatttttaaataattgatttttctttttaaattaaagaccCATCATgtttccgtaaaataaattaaatcttttacctctttgaccagaatgccaccgggttatatccaccgtattttacgaactgctcctcacagtccaaccacacgatcgcaaccgattgttacagacgcagattccttcagcagcacttaacacaaccctaattcgtttcctaccttagggtgtacaataaaagataaaattttgaaaataatacatgagaggggctgagAGCAAaaatctctttattcaaacacaaacatttatttattacatagaaacctcctgtagaggaggaggaacttgcttagctacttatagtaacCGAACTTGAACAACACATAAACTTGAAAGAGAATAACTTatgattgaaagaaatgaggaaaatgttcgatgatcttcacttctttcttcctgccttatttatagaaggcttcttcaGATTTGAAACTTGGatttcaaatcttgataaacctttacagcttgcaaatggaccatgtagtggttgagtggtcccTATGATATGTCTAGGTTATTAATCTAGACATCAACTTTTTCCATTCTCTTATTTCTCCGCACTGCCAGTAGGAATGCGTTAAAACAAGAGCAGCTGTGATTTCATCTCCTTTCTCTTGGAAATTCTGAGCTATTGCTCTGAGAGCTTTTAGCTCCTTCCTTTCATACTTGATTTTCCTTTTTAACACCTTCAGATATGTAAAATACATTTTCTTTAGGTTTCTTCCTTGTGTGTTTTACTGGTTCCATTTTGTTCTATTATATAGATAAAATTTTCGGGACCAGTTGTTTTGCTTTTATTCATTGGATTCTTTTAGGTTATAGTATCCAATGTCCTTTTGTCATTTACCACTCATCCTTAGTGGTCCTTGTGTCattttccaccgattattggtgaTCCTTTTATTCCACTCACATGGTAGTGGTCCTTGTTAATAGGTTTGGTCACATGTCCCTTTTAactttgtcgaggaatctttggCTTTCGGTGCCCTCGAGGAAAACGTGAATGCGGTCCATCCCCACTTGTGCTTGTGTCAGTAAAGTGTTTtcgatcagatctcggtttgaatCCTTTACCGAATTCAGGTTCCTTCTGGTTTTGGCATTCAAggcagatgttttctgaccatcttcctatatgtGCCATGTTACAAAATTTTCGGCGAGTTTCTTTACTTGCCAAcagcttgctgttccacagaaaatttcttttcttttcgaataggtcttctgcaaagcttgtaatttttcctgtcatagtgtttaacaggaatgatccatttaaagaatttcggtaaaacttaaatggaaacttgactttatCCATTTCCGTGAGACAGACCCAtataccccatgctctcctggtagatatgtcatcttcattgaatgaag
Proteins encoded:
- the LOC140960319 gene encoding probable LRR receptor-like serine/threonine-protein kinase RKF3 is translated as MGRLICCVVFMVLILQVFITLGSASTVCPMDFGTLKRLARGEKLLSVDPSSECQYIRQGLRLVQSEYLRRSNSFLPPLDSAESCWDSYDSLVDDYTPNYNIRERCGFQTAWIARGCMNITTRDRFEYVVPQAALNDVVRACNQSLLNNSPCATCTIALSSLQASYLSGPTDGNVSDCTAYPFIYAAAFANQFGPTDQGTAKCLFNLDFTSSNSSGRTRVIVIAAVTAFCGLVLILGFSGFWFLRRKKERGSRQKWKNMRNSGDVRFGLDSISASTNLIRFTFDEIKAATNNFSRANIIGKGGYGNVYKGVLPDGTEVALKRFKNCSAAGDSNFTHEVEVIASVRHVNLVALRGYCTATTPMEGHQRIIVCDLMKNGSVHDHLFSLLDTKLSWPIRQKIALGTARGLAYLHCGAQPAIIHRDIKASNILLDEKFEPKVADFGLAKFTPEGKTHLSTRVAGTMGYVAPEYALYGQLTERSDVYSFGVVLLELISGKKALMAINDGQPTLLSDWAWSLIRKGRAMSVAEENMPDLGPPDIVENYVLVAVLCSHPQLYARPTMDQVVKMLDMDVPIPSIPERPISLIANIDDIERSVSSSGSGQLSTPAGYQTYTLEEEHHVKERKKNEKSVDR